The Ideonella dechloratans genome includes a window with the following:
- a CDS encoding EamA family transporter: MSASYRPTAWPWRDVLLTALAPAVWGSTYLVTTQWLAVDHPFTNACWRVLPAGLLLLLWQFRLPAPGTAWRLLALAALNIGVFQGFLFVAAARLPGGLAAIFGAMQPLAVMLLSRWVDGVRPGWPRVAAAGLGVLGMALMLLAPTSRWDLWGVMAATVSAASMAGGTFLARRWSIGLAPLPLTGWQLLLGGLMLLPASLLLEGPWQTPRLSQGLATAYLCLAGALLAYVLWFRGSLRLPAVGVASLGLLSPLTAAVLGWAVLGQNLGPLGWLGFGLALGSVILLQRLSAPAPEARRDKCGPRSEINQGS; this comes from the coding sequence ATGTCCGCATCATACCGGCCGACCGCCTGGCCCTGGCGCGACGTGCTGCTCACGGCGCTGGCCCCCGCGGTCTGGGGCAGCACCTACCTGGTCACCACCCAGTGGCTGGCGGTGGATCACCCCTTCACCAATGCCTGCTGGCGGGTGCTGCCGGCGGGCCTGCTGCTGCTCCTGTGGCAGTTCCGCCTGCCGGCCCCTGGCACCGCCTGGCGCCTGCTGGCACTGGCCGCCCTGAACATCGGCGTCTTCCAGGGCTTTCTGTTCGTGGCCGCGGCCCGCCTGCCCGGTGGCCTGGCCGCCATCTTCGGCGCCATGCAGCCGCTGGCCGTGATGCTGCTGAGCCGGTGGGTGGACGGCGTGCGCCCGGGCTGGCCCCGGGTGGCTGCCGCGGGCCTGGGGGTGCTGGGCATGGCCCTGATGCTGCTGGCGCCGACCAGCCGCTGGGACCTGTGGGGCGTGATGGCGGCCACCGTCAGCGCGGCATCCATGGCCGGCGGCACCTTTCTGGCGCGGCGCTGGTCCATCGGCCTGGCCCCGCTGCCCCTGACCGGCTGGCAGTTGCTGCTGGGCGGGCTGATGTTGCTGCCGGCCAGTCTGCTGCTCGAAGGCCCCTGGCAGACGCCCCGGCTCAGCCAGGGTCTGGCCACGGCCTACCTGTGCCTGGCCGGCGCGCTGCTGGCCTATGTGCTGTGGTTCCGGGGCAGCCTGCGCCTGCCCGCCGTGGGCGTGGCCTCCCTGGGTCTCCTGAGTCCGCTGACGGCCGCCGTGCTGGGCTGGGCCGTGCTGGGCCAGAACCTGGGGCCCCTGGGCTGGCTGGGCTTCGGGCTGGCCCTGGGCAGCGTCATCCTGCTGCAGCGCCTGAGCGCACCCGCCCCTGAAGCGCGCCGAGATAAATGCGGACCTCGGAGCGAGATAAATCAGGGTAGCTGA
- a CDS encoding MarR family winged helix-turn-helix transcriptional regulator, translating to MPEMPKPSTPDAVDLILAQWREQRPDLDTRSMGPLGRLGRCYQHLVQRMEATFAQFGLSRWEFDVLATLRRAGPPHCLAPTALFQSMMISSGTLTHRLKGLEARGWISRQAHPDDARSLLVQLSPAGLALIDRAVEAHVQTQREVLSVLPQAQLAALDAALARLLTSLETAPDAGSAPAA from the coding sequence ATGCCCGAGATGCCCAAACCATCGACGCCGGATGCCGTGGATCTGATCCTGGCGCAATGGCGCGAGCAACGTCCCGATCTGGACACGCGCAGCATGGGTCCGCTGGGGCGGCTGGGGCGTTGCTACCAGCATCTGGTGCAGCGCATGGAGGCCACGTTTGCCCAGTTCGGCCTGAGCCGCTGGGAGTTCGACGTGCTGGCCACCCTGCGGCGAGCCGGCCCACCGCACTGCCTGGCGCCCACGGCGCTCTTCCAGTCGATGATGATCAGCTCGGGGACGCTGACCCACCGGCTCAAGGGCCTGGAGGCCCGTGGCTGGATCTCGCGGCAGGCCCACCCGGACGACGCGCGCAGCCTGCTGGTTCAGCTCAGCCCGGCCGGGCTGGCCCTGATCGACCGCGCGGTGGAAGCCCATGTGCAGACCCAGCGCGAGGTGCTGTCGGTGCTGCCCCAGGCGCAACTGGCCGCTCTGGATGCGGCCCTGGCCCGGCTGCTGACCTCGCTCGAAACGGCCCCGGACGCCGGCTCGGCACCTGCGGCTTGA